In a single window of the Danio rerio strain Tuebingen ecotype United States chromosome 20, GRCz12tu, whole genome shotgun sequence genome:
- the LOC141379279 gene encoding protein NYNRIN-like, whose translation MSIEEVVRHLAEISRRQQVITEQLTARQDLMEQQLRQAAGSSQFSEVSAHRFITKLSDLDDIDAYLHTFEVIAERERWPKESWARMLAPFLTREAQRAYFALETPKNDDYKALKKEILARMGLSNISAAQQFSQWSYDDKQPVRTQAANLSRLGRLWLLGGDPTAVQVAEKVVIEKMMRALPRRLRTLTSMRNPDSLAALVEAARSARAKKNSKGRAPRDRQPALMATESDRGGESSSANLYYDLFQQITAGGDFGRAQREDETLKHCWPQVRIIDGNERFPSPHPLPHFIVQNGLLYCVAERRGETKTLLVVPRTKRETVLELAHTHPMAGHLGAANTIKRIRDRFHWPGLDGEVKRYCQACDICQRTSPQRPPPSPLIPLPIIEVPFNRIGMDLIGPLPKSARGHEHILVILDYATRYPEAIPLRKATSSAIAKELFLLCSRVGIPAEILTDQGTPFMSRLMADLCRLLKVKQIKTSVYHPQTDGLVERFNKTLKQMLRRVVAEDGRDWDLMIPYVLFGIREVPQGSTGFTPFELLFGRQPRGLLDVARQAWEQEPAPQRSVIEHVRDMRGRIEKVMPIVKQHLTEAQRAQQRLYNRPAQPREFHPGDKVMILIPTTTSKFLASWKGPYTVVERVGPVNY comes from the exons ATGTCGATCGAAGAGGTAGTACGCCATCTAGCGGAAATCTCAAGAAGACAACAAGTGATAACTGAACAACTCACCGCCAGACAAGATCTTatggaacaacagctccgccaAGCGGCCGGTTCCAGCCAGTTTTCTGAGGTGAGCGCCCATAGATTTATCAcaaaactcagcgacctggacgatATTGATGCTTACCTGCACACCTTTGAGGTAATTGCGGAAAGAGAGAGATGGCCGAAGGAAAGTTGGGCGAGGATGTTAGCGCCATTCCTGACTAGAGAAGCTCAAAGAGCTTATTTCGCATTAGAGACACCGAAAAATGACGACTATAAAGCATTGAAAAAGGAGATACTCGCCAGAATGGGACTCTCCAATATAAGCGCAGCACAACAATTTTCTCAGTGGTCATATGATGACAAACAGCCGGTTCGGACCCaagcagccaacttatccagattgGGAAGATTATGGTTACTGGGAGGAGATCCAACCgcagtccaggtcgctgagaaagtAGTCATTGAAAAGATGATGAGGGCGCTACCCAGACGGCTCCGCACACTTACCAGCATGAGGAACCCCGACTCGCTGGCCGCTTTGGTGGAGGCG GCTCGATCGGCTCGGGCAAAGAAGAACAGCAAGGGACGGGCTCCACGGGACCGCCAACCAGCGCTGAtggccaccgagagcgacagagggggtgagtcatcatcgGCTAACCTGTACTATGATCTCTTCCAACAGATTACCGCAGGTGGCGATTTCGGAAGAGCACAGCGTGAAGACGAAACGTTGAAGCACTGCTGGCCACAAGTCCGGATCATAGACGGTAACGAACggtttcccagccctcaccccctcccacattttattgtgcaaaatggtctgctgtactgtgtcgcagagaggcggggggaaacgAAGACGCTATTGGTCGTCCCGAGGACCAAACGGGAGACTGTTCTAGAACTGGCACATACTCACCCGATGGCAGGACATCTAGGAGCAGCCAACACGATCAAGAGGATCAGAGATCGTTTCCACTGGCCCGGGTTGGATGGAGAAGTCAAGAGGTATTGTCAGGCATGCGACATCTGCcaaagaacgtctccccaacgaccaccccccagccctctgataccattacccatcattgaggtgcccttcaaccgcattggcatggacttgatagggcctttgccgaagtcggcccggggacatgaacaCATCCTTGTCATCCTCGATTACGCCACCAGATATCCAGAAGCGATCCCTCTGAgaaaagccacgtcatcggcaaTCGCTAAGGAGCTGTTTTTATTATGCAGCCGGGTAGGAATACCagcagagatactgaccgaccagggcaccccattcatgtcccggttgatggcagacctctgccgcctccttaaggtaaagcaaataaaaacctcTGTTTATCATCCGCAGACTGATGGCTTGGTGGAACGCTTCAATAAGacgctgaagcagatgctccgcagggtggtggcagaggatgggcgcgactgggacctcatgatcccgtacgtgctTTTCGGGATCAGAGAAGTTCCCCAAGGATCTACAGGTTTTACACCTTTTGAATTGCTGTTCGGCCGCCAACCACGAGGGCTATTGGACGTGGCTCGTCAAGCTTGGGAGCAAGAGCCAGCCCCACAACGGTCAGTGATTGagcacgtacgggacatgagaggaCGTATAGAGAAAGTCATGCCCATCGTCAAGCAACATCTaaccgaagcccagcgcgcccaacagcgattatataaccggcccgcccaacccagagagtttCACCCAGGGGACAAGGTAATGATCCTAATACCTACCACCACCTCGAAGTTTTTGGCATCCTGGAAGGGGCCatatacagtggtagaaagggtagggccggtaaactattga